Below is a genomic region from Leptospira bourretii.
TAACGAAGCCCACCATGAATCAACTTTCCAGTGGCCGCAGAAGTGGCTCCACCAAAATCTTTTTTTTCAACCAAAGCGACCGTATAACCACGACTAGCCACTTCATAAGCTAAAGTGGCACCAGTTATCCCACCACCAATAATTGTGACATCAAATTCTTCACCATTGTATGAATCGATAAAACGATCTAACTTTAAATTCATATTTTACCACCATTTGCCACCAAACGAGTGATTTGTGCTTTTAGACTCTCTCTTTCACTCTCTATATTCCAAAGGCCCAAACGAAGAATGAGTGCCGGCAGTCTCCAAGCAGAAATTTGGGCATCGGTCATTCCACTTAAGCTTTTATATACTTTCAAATACCCACTCAGGATAAACTTTCGGATGACTGTATAAAAGATGATTTTTAATTTTGGAGTTCCTGGCCAAAGTTCCGCGTCGGTAAACAGTAGAAAAGTGAAAGCAACATCTGCAGCCGGATTTCCTTTTGCCGCAGTCATCCAATCAATGATGATCTCGTCTTTCCCTTCTACGATCACGTTTTCTGGATGAAAATCCAAATGAAGGATAGAGTTTCCATTTGGCAATCCTGCGATATAAGATTTAACAATTTCTTTTTCACCAGCGTTCAAAAAAGAAAGTGGTTTTGAGTCCAAACAATGTTTCAGAATTTCTTTAATATCTTTAAAACGTTCCGATTCAATTTGATGGATGCCGTAGTGTAGACGCGCTAATTTGCCGGCGATACGAAAGAGTTCCAGTGGATTTTTATCAGGAAGTTTTGTGAGTGAAATTCCATTCAGACGATCGAAAATTATTCCGAATCGATTTTCTACTTTGGCTTTTCCATAACACCGCATCCTGGATGCGCCCTTTCTGTTGGCCTCAACAGAATTTTCTACTTCTAAATCGATTTCCGATTCGTTTGCCTCTGGAAAAAAAAGTTTTAGAATTTGATTCTCAGGCAAAGCAAATAGATCTGCCGATCTACCAATCGCAAAAGGTTTCCCCAAACTTTTCATACTATATTCTTTGTTTTGTTTATCCATTTCCTATTCCCGAACTTATCTATTTAAAATTGCAAAATTATTTTGATTCACTTTGTAAAGGTTTTGGAAGACCTGAAAGTTTTTATCGTAAATCGCTTTATGATTTGGATTGGGAGTCCATTTGTCTTGGATGGGGATCATTGATTTGATCTCTTCAAATTTTTGAATTTTTCCAATTCCAAAAGCAACAATGGCAGCAGCTCCCATCGCGCCAACGTTTTCCGGATGAACTACCCTTTCAATGGTTTTTCCCGTGATATCAGCTAACAACTGACAGATAAATGCAGATCTTGCCACACCTCCCACAAAACGAATTGTATCAGAAGTAGGTACTTTTCGGTGAGATAATTCCAAAATCCAACGCTTATGAAACAGAATTCCTTCCACAACGGCTCGAATGAGAGTTCTTTTGCCTGTGTTCAAACTGATGTTAAAGAATATCCCTCTTGCTTTTGGATCTTCGAAAGGACAACGATTCCCATGAAGCCACGGTGTAAAAATCACTCCATGAGATCCTGGTTCGGTATCTTTGATCGAATCAAACATAAACTCGAATAAACTTTCATACACGGCATCAGGACCATCGGTGATTTTCTTTTTTTCTAAATATAAATCAATTTCATCTAAAGCCAAATGGTCTCTCACCCATTGTAAACATTTACCAGATGTTTCTTGTTCTCCAAAATAATTATAATACCCTTCTCTTGCTCCAACAATGGATGCAATCCTTGCTCCAATATCAACGGTCCTCTTTTTTGTAACCGTTGATATCCACCCCGAAGTTCCTGCATAGATATGAGTATCACCTTCACTCACTGCCCCTGCCCCCACACCAATGAGAGAGGCATCACCACCACCACCAAACACGGATATGTTTTCTTTGAGTCCCAAAAAATCTGCTGCTTCTTTTGTAAGTCCTCCCACTCGGTCAGAAGAATTGACTATCTTTGGTAAATGATCAAACCGAACACCGAATAACTTACATAAGAGGGGACTCCAGTTTCCTTTTCCTACTCTTGAGTTATATAAAAAAGTAGCAAAGGCAGAATCTCTTGTCATCACGGCTTCGTTTGTAGAGCGTGCGATTAGATATTCTTTTACATCAAACCACCACTTCACTTTCGAAAATTTTTCTGGTTCATTTTTTTCGACCCATTTGTATTTCCAAATAGGATCCTTTACACTGGCAGCCACTGCTCCCGTGATCCAAAGAGATAACAATAGTTTAATGGCGTTGATCCCTTCAATTTTAAAACCATGTACAATCCCCTTTTTCATTTCATTGGATGCTCTTTGGTCCATATAACTCATTGCTGGTCGGACCACTTGGAACTTTGCATCGGTAAGGACAAGGCCTTGCATCTGTGAACAAAAAGAAATTCCTTGGATCGAGTCTGGATGAATTTTGGATTGAGATAAAATTTCTGTTGTGGTATCCTTCATAGAAGACCACCAATCATCCGGATTTTGTTCTGCTCCTCCGTTTTCTAAAAGATGGATCGAATATTCTTTTGTGGCTGATTGCACCAGCTCCAATGCCTTCGAGATCCGGAAGAGACAAGTTTTGACTCCTGTCGTGCCAATATCATAAGTCAGTATATATCCAGATTCCATGTAAACTCCATCGGTTCGCTTCTGCACATCCCCCGGCCTCTACCACTTACGGAGAACCGAACAGATGGGCGTTTCGTTTTTCTCCTGGAAATAGAAAAAAGTGAGTGATGACTCACAAAGATTTAGAATCATCGGCTCGGATGGCAAATCATTTTCCTTCGGGATTTCTCTGTGAGAGAATTTATTCCGAACAAATGTTTGAAAGCAAATTCCATCGATTGCAAAAAAGGGAGTCAAAATGAGCCAAAACCCTCCAAAACTATATTCTTACCGCTGGGTCGTTCTTTTCGCCTACATCGTCATCACAGCAACCATTTGTTTGCAATGGTTGACCTATGCTCCCATTGCACGAGATGCCAAAGAATTTTATCATGTAAGCCCTCTCCAAATTGATTTACTCTCCCTAGTTTTTCTCGGAGTTTTTGTTTTCATCGCCATTCCCGCTTCTTACGTGATTGATACTTATGGGATTAAAAAAGGAGTTGGGTTTGGTGCTATACTAACAGGTGTTTGTGGGTTACTCAAAGGGATTTATGCGGCAGATTATACCATTGTGCTCTTCTGCCAAATTGGACTCGCCATAGCCCAACCGTTTTTACTGAATGCCGTCACAAAAATCAGTGTCTTGTGGTTTCCCATCCAAGAAAGAGCCACGGCCGTTGCCCTGGGAACTCTCGCACAATTCCTCGGAATCATTCTTGTGATGATCCTCACTCCCATCTTACTCCAATCGGGAAATTCCATTCCACAGGTCATGATGGTTTACGGTTTTGTTTCTGTAGGTTCCGCCGTTCTTTTTCTTCTTCTCATCAAAGAAAAACCTCCTACTTCTCCGAGCACTCACGGCGAAGACCATGAACTCCCTTTTTTAGAAGGACTTCGTTTTTTATGGAAACAGAAGGACATGAGAAAAATTCTATTTTTGTTTCTCATTGGACTTGGAGTCTTCAATGCGGTTAGCACATGTATTGATCAAATTTGTGAAATCAAAGGACTGAATATCGACGAATCAGGACTCGTTGGTGGAGTGATGCTAATTTCAGGAATCATCGGTGGGATCATCATTCCTCCGTTATCTGATAAATTACAAAAAAGAAAATTATTTCTTATCATTGCGATGGCAGGATTTCTCGTGGGCCTTAGTTTATTTACCTTATTCCAAGGATTCATTTTCCTACTCACAGGATCAGTGATCATTGGATTTTTTCTACTTGGGATTGGAGCGCCCATTGGATTTCAATACTGTGCAGAGATTACCTCTCCTGCACCAGAATCGACCTCGCAAGGATTGTTACTTCTTGTGGGACAAGTCTCGGGAATTTTATTTATCTTAGGACTGAACTTTCTTGGAATGATATCGTTTCTTTATATCCTTCTCATTTTATCACTGATTAATTTTGTGATGGTGTTTTGGTTAAAAGAATCTCCGTTTATGGAAAGTTAGAGGGGAAGAAAATGCGCCTAGAGAATTTGGCTTATTCTTGTGATACAAAGCTATGTTGATTGATTAAATAATTCTCTAATTCCAAAAAATTTCGAACGAATGGAATTTCCCCAGTTTGGAAATAAGGAAGATGCCTATCATCGTGTGCGATCCCAAGGAAATGAAATCCAAACCTGCTAGCAGATTCATAATCAGCAGGAGAATCACCTATATAGATGACTTCATTCTTGCTTATATTTTTATTTTTTAATAATCCAAAAATTGGTTCAAAGACATTTGGATTCGGTTTGTGAACAGCTGTATGGTCAGAGGTTTGGATCTGCAAAAATAAATTCGTATCAACTTGAAGTTCATTCAGTTCGCGAATGACAACTTTTTCACTGGAAGAAGTGACGATTCCAAATTTTACGAAGTTTTTATATTTTTCGATAAAATCGAAAGCATTCAAATGAGGAAGGTTTAAATCTTTCTTAGAAAATTCTATATAGATTGACCAAAGGTAATGAATGTCCAAAGAAAATCGCCCAAAAAGGTTTAGTAAAAATTCATCCGCAGGAAGTCCCCAAGCGACATCAATTTCTTTTTCGGTGATTTTTGTTTTAAAGAGTTCTTCTGATAGTTTATAAATCGTATTGTAACGGGTCTTTCGTGTTTGGACCAAAGTATCATCGTAATCAAATAGAATCGCTTTTATCATATTGTTTCAAGTTTTTGCGCTCACGAAACTTCTCGCAAGTTTTTATAGATAAAAATAAAAAACTCTATTTACCCACCCAGCGCCCGACGAATCACTTTCATCACACCGGCGACAACGTCTTCGTCCTTATCAAAAACATCTTCACCCAAATAAATCTTCATTCGTTCTTTATAATACACTGTGGAATAGGAAAACTGAAGTGTCATAAAAATATTATCAAGTAAAAAGGCAGATAAGTTGCTATCCACATCAGAACTGATCGTTCCTTCTTTTTTCGCTAGGTTAATCATTTCGATATAACATTTTGCAGATAACGATTCTAACTCACCTGACAAACGAGTGATGAGTTCGTAATTACTTTCTGTTGTCATTTCGTTGTAGAGGCGAATGATGTCTTGGTTGATCCGCGAGTGGGTTTGGATGATACGAATGATTTTTTCTATTTTACCAAACATATCCAGATCCATAGAAAGAACAGACTCTAAGGTTTTTTCCAATTGGGTGATCCCATGATCCACTACCGTAAGGAAAAAATCCTCTTTGGTTTCAAAGTATTTATAAAGGGAACCTACACTAATCCCCGCTTTTTGGGCAATGGTATTGGTATTGGCACTCGTAAATCCGCGATTGGCAAATTCAGAAATGGCTGTGGATAAAATCCGATTTCTCTTTTCTTCGGAAATTCGTTCAAAACTATCATTAAAATGCTTCGTTACCATATCTATCCCCGTCCAATAAACGAAAAAGGCTGGATTTCTCAAGGAAATTGATCGCAATTTTCCAAAGAATCCGTCATTCTCGATCAATTTTATGAATTCCTTCTTGACAATGAGTGATGACTCACTCATTGTCAAGAAAAAAGACCCGGAAGAGGAAAGATTATATGGCCCAAGGCTTTTCCATGAACGAATACCCCAACGTAGACCAAATCTACAAAGACCTAAGGAAACTCATTTCCCTTCCCATCCGCTCCATTCGTAAAGACGCTATGGAGGACATCATCCAGAATTACTTCGACAAAAAATGCAGTAAGTCCAAAGCCATGATCACTAAGGCTTCGGAATACATCCCTGGCGGAGTCCAACACAACCTTTCTTTCAACCATCCATTCCCTCTTGTATTCACGGAAGCCTCCGGTGCTTATCTTTATGATCTAGACGGAAACAAATACATCGATTTTTTACAAGCAGGTGGGCCCACCGTTCTCGGTAGTAACCCAAACATTGTCCGAAAAAAAGTCATCGAACTTCTCAATACAACAGGCCCTGTGACTGGTCTTTTCCATGAATACGAATATAAGTTAGCTGAAAAAATTGTAGAGTTGGTTCCTTCCGTCGAAATGTTTCGGATGCTCGGTTCGGGAACAGAAGCTTGTATGGCATCTATTCGTGTTGCAAGACTTGCCACAAAGAAAAAAAACATTGTGAAGATGGGTGGAGCATATCACGGTTGGAGCGATCAATTGGCTTATGGACTTCGTATCCCAGGCACAAGACATTTCGAAGCCAATGGAGTTCCTAAATCCATTTTCAAATACACACAAGAATTTTATCCGAACGATTTGAACGCTTTAGAATCAGTTCTCAAACGAAATCGTTTTTGTGGTGGCACTGCTGCTGTTCTCATTGAACCAGTAGGACCAGAAAGTGGAACAAGACCTCTTGATTTTGATTTCAACAAAGGAGTCCGTGAACTTTGTGACAAGTATGGAGCCCTTCTGATTTTTGATGAAGTGGTGACCGCTTTCCGCATTGGTCTTAGCGGTGCCCAAGGGTATTTTGGAGTAAGCCCTGACTTAACCATCTTCGGTAAAGTAGTGGCAGGTGGATATCCATCAGCTGGTGGACTTGGTGGTAAAAAAGAATACATGAAGTATGTATCTGCTGGATTACAAACTGGCACCAAAAAGGCGTTAATCGGTGGAACGATGGCAGCAAACCCACTCAGTTCTGCAGCTGGTTACTTTACACTTTGTGAAATGGAAAAAACAGGAGCTCTTGAAAAATCAGGAAGAGCAGGAGATCGCCTAACCAAAGGATTACAAAAACTCATCAAAAAGTATGACCTTCCTTTTGTTGCCTTCAACCAAGGTTCCATTTGCCACTTAGAAACAGTTGGTACCATGTTACTCGATATCAATATCAAGAAGTTCTGGACCATCAAAAAAACCATTGCGGAAGCTCATAAAAGAAAACATGCGATGGAAGAAATGGGTGCGGCGTATATGTCGGAAGGTCTTGTGACTCTTGCCGGAAGTAGACTTTATACCAGTGCTTCCGATACAGATGCGGTGATTGATGATGCCCTCAAACGATTTGATCGTGTGTTCCAAAAAGTGGAAGGTGTGGCTTAGAATATTTAAATTAGAAGTCATAAAAGAAACTCAAGGTTAATCGACTAACATTTCTTTTATGACTTTTTTAATTTTCTGAATGGTTTTAGTATCCGCCGACCCTAGCCTTTGAATCAATCTTGTTTTATCAACAGCTCTGATTTGGTCTAAAACAACAGATCCTTTTTTTCCCTGAAACACCAACTCGACTCTTGTTGGATATGTTCTTGAAGCGGTAGTCATTGGTGCAATCATCACAGTCCCTATGAACTGATTCATTTCGTTAGGCGAAATCACAATGCATGGCCTAGATTTTTTAATCTCAAATCCGACAGTTGGATCTAGATTAATCAAATAGATTTCGTATTGGTTGATTACCATTCCCAATCCTGCGAGTTCAAATCAATGGAATCTGGAATGAGTAACTCATCCTCTTTTTCTTTTGCCATCGCTTTGAATTGGTCTTCCCAACCCACTCGCGGTTTGTTTTTATGTGGAGTGATGATGATTTTATTGTCCTCTACCAATAGATCGACTTCATCTTCTATATGACATTCCGCCAAAACTGTTTTAGGAATTCGGATTCCTTTTGAATTTCCAATCTGGATGATTGCAGCTTTCATCGTAATTACAATGTAATCACAAAAAAAGACGTCAATACCAATTCCAGCCAAAATCCCCTTAATTTCCGAACCTTCGCGAAAAGTACTTGTACATTTCGGAATTCCCGGGAGATTATGTCTCAAATCTCGACGAGGCCCGTACTATGCCTGAACCACTGCAAAAGATCATCGATAATCTCAAAGAGTTGTTAAACAAACTCGATAAAACCAAAAAAATGATTTTGGGTGGTGTGCTTGCCGTTGTGGTGGTGGCAGTCATCATCTTGTCCAATGTCTCGTCACAACGAAACCGAGTGGTTCTCTTTAAGGATTTGGATTCCAAAGACTTTTCTGAGGTAACCAAAAAACTCGATGCTCTCGGTTATTCTTATGGGTCGAGTGATACAAGCCTCATTACTGTTGATCCCGACCAAAGACAAGAGATCGTCACTAAACTTGCGCAAGAGAATTTGATCCCTGCAGGTGTGACTGGTTGGGAATTATTCGACATTGAAAAATTTACAGAGACCCAATTCGACAAAGACATTAAAAAGTACAGAG
It encodes:
- a CDS encoding aminoglycoside phosphotransferase family protein, whose translation is MDKQNKEYSMKSLGKPFAIGRSADLFALPENQILKLFFPEANESEIDLEVENSVEANRKGASRMRCYGKAKVENRFGIIFDRLNGISLTKLPDKNPLELFRIAGKLARLHYGIHQIESERFKDIKEILKHCLDSKPLSFLNAGEKEIVKSYIAGLPNGNSILHLDFHPENVIVEGKDEIIIDWMTAAKGNPAADVAFTFLLFTDAELWPGTPKLKIIFYTVIRKFILSGYLKVYKSLSGMTDAQISAWRLPALILRLGLWNIESERESLKAQITRLVANGGKI
- a CDS encoding xylulokinase, which codes for MESGYILTYDIGTTGVKTCLFRISKALELVQSATKEYSIHLLENGGAEQNPDDWWSSMKDTTTEILSQSKIHPDSIQGISFCSQMQGLVLTDAKFQVVRPAMSYMDQRASNEMKKGIVHGFKIEGINAIKLLLSLWITGAVAASVKDPIWKYKWVEKNEPEKFSKVKWWFDVKEYLIARSTNEAVMTRDSAFATFLYNSRVGKGNWSPLLCKLFGVRFDHLPKIVNSSDRVGGLTKEAADFLGLKENISVFGGGGDASLIGVGAGAVSEGDTHIYAGTSGWISTVTKKRTVDIGARIASIVGAREGYYNYFGEQETSGKCLQWVRDHLALDEIDLYLEKKKITDGPDAVYESLFEFMFDSIKDTEPGSHGVIFTPWLHGNRCPFEDPKARGIFFNISLNTGKRTLIRAVVEGILFHKRWILELSHRKVPTSDTIRFVGGVARSAFICQLLADITGKTIERVVHPENVGAMGAAAIVAFGIGKIQKFEEIKSMIPIQDKWTPNPNHKAIYDKNFQVFQNLYKVNQNNFAILNR
- a CDS encoding MFS transporter, with the translated sequence MSQNPPKLYSYRWVVLFAYIVITATICLQWLTYAPIARDAKEFYHVSPLQIDLLSLVFLGVFVFIAIPASYVIDTYGIKKGVGFGAILTGVCGLLKGIYAADYTIVLFCQIGLAIAQPFLLNAVTKISVLWFPIQERATAVALGTLAQFLGIILVMILTPILLQSGNSIPQVMMVYGFVSVGSAVLFLLLIKEKPPTSPSTHGEDHELPFLEGLRFLWKQKDMRKILFLFLIGLGVFNAVSTCIDQICEIKGLNIDESGLVGGVMLISGIIGGIIIPPLSDKLQKRKLFLIIAMAGFLVGLSLFTLFQGFIFLLTGSVIIGFFLLGIGAPIGFQYCAEITSPAPESTSQGLLLLVGQVSGILFILGLNFLGMISFLYILLILSLINFVMVFWLKESPFMES
- a CDS encoding HAD-IA family hydrolase, producing MIKAILFDYDDTLVQTRKTRYNTIYKLSEELFKTKITEKEIDVAWGLPADEFLLNLFGRFSLDIHYLWSIYIEFSKKDLNLPHLNAFDFIEKYKNFVKFGIVTSSSEKVVIRELNELQVDTNLFLQIQTSDHTAVHKPNPNVFEPIFGLLKNKNISKNEVIYIGDSPADYESASRFGFHFLGIAHDDRHLPYFQTGEIPFVRNFLELENYLINQHSFVSQE
- a CDS encoding TetR/AcrR family transcriptional regulator, with amino-acid sequence MVTKHFNDSFERISEEKRNRILSTAISEFANRGFTSANTNTIAQKAGISVGSLYKYFETKEDFFLTVVDHGITQLEKTLESVLSMDLDMFGKIEKIIRIIQTHSRINQDIIRLYNEMTTESNYELITRLSGELESLSAKCYIEMINLAKKEGTISSDVDSNLSAFLLDNIFMTLQFSYSTVYYKERMKIYLGEDVFDKDEDVVAGVMKVIRRALGG
- a CDS encoding aspartate aminotransferase family protein, whose translation is MAQGFSMNEYPNVDQIYKDLRKLISLPIRSIRKDAMEDIIQNYFDKKCSKSKAMITKASEYIPGGVQHNLSFNHPFPLVFTEASGAYLYDLDGNKYIDFLQAGGPTVLGSNPNIVRKKVIELLNTTGPVTGLFHEYEYKLAEKIVELVPSVEMFRMLGSGTEACMASIRVARLATKKKNIVKMGGAYHGWSDQLAYGLRIPGTRHFEANGVPKSIFKYTQEFYPNDLNALESVLKRNRFCGGTAAVLIEPVGPESGTRPLDFDFNKGVRELCDKYGALLIFDEVVTAFRIGLSGAQGYFGVSPDLTIFGKVVAGGYPSAGGLGGKKEYMKYVSAGLQTGTKKALIGGTMAANPLSSAAGYFTLCEMEKTGALEKSGRAGDRLTKGLQKLIKKYDLPFVAFNQGSICHLETVGTMLLDINIKKFWTIKKTIAEAHKRKHAMEEMGAAYMSEGLVTLAGSRLYTSASDTDAVIDDALKRFDRVFQKVEGVA
- a CDS encoding type II toxin-antitoxin system PemK/MazF family toxin, yielding MVINQYEIYLINLDPTVGFEIKKSRPCIVISPNEMNQFIGTVMIAPMTTASRTYPTRVELVFQGKKGSVVLDQIRAVDKTRLIQRLGSADTKTIQKIKKVIKEMLVD
- a CDS encoding AbrB/MazE/SpoVT family DNA-binding domain-containing protein — translated: MKAAIIQIGNSKGIRIPKTVLAECHIEDEVDLLVEDNKIIITPHKNKPRVGWEDQFKAMAKEKEDELLIPDSIDLNSQDWEW